From Brachionichthys hirsutus isolate HB-005 chromosome 2, CSIRO-AGI_Bhir_v1, whole genome shotgun sequence, one genomic window encodes:
- the zmp:0000000926 gene encoding ataxin-1-like, with the protein MNPSPDRGKECLPPKKRENRQGSIERQIPLDGFKLPVLLRSRSSAGGGEGARESSDRDRVLNDPNPHLLHTPPTLPDPAPGLPLPLPWHLSYSPSVSLPLFPGQISERRGSGSPAWRDDALSSPLTNHSRWLRGEGPFSLPPSPSSSPSSSFKTPFPANSREMWSCFAGGQRENSSPLYSPTYLFSHHSLYPQDPNLVDARYRYLSKKPNGLDGTGSRTASTSRPLLTGEYGNDRNRTRLDFSLHNAHANGGRKQQEDLTPHVHSGGTFLSDCQAQEDPEPHSSLQDRHLHGIVKTSSNLLSTSPHSLGVIPRPGRGGVLDPLGATTAEPQIYYSLGLVCNPSPQAQTYPLFSPSGTSLYNLHREQGPKQQNLRNSSQSPLSRLNSHDRPQRNRDIDQENDRDKVFQRDRERDRDKDKEKHLQHYKDQQRDSERRQTMERGKDLPPTHPQNSPPSLYPSPPALLPHFTKGSLIELASGQLKRVEELQTQDFLRSAATSPEVHLSTCTVLLISPSNAQGFSHLHVHLRDLNTQEILRVLVEYPFFVQDQGWSSCSPQRTSQLYGLPCRQLMEGDVCLALTPTPSQTHRTNTRTGSRLHRIQRPTRAAGRSNSSHREEMPPPPPPPPLPYHPPPTVPDPPGTLAAEPPVQEQQCPRKRRWSAPDTLSSTGTDAPSLLDLPHGYKLMKWQ; encoded by the exons ATGAATCCCAGCCCCGACCGCGGCAAAGAGTGCCTCCCTCCCAAGAAAAGGGAGAATCGGCAAGGATCGATAGAACGGCAGATCCCCCTGGATGGCTTTAAACTCCCTGTGCTGCTCCGCAGTCGGTCCAGtgcggggggaggggagggagccAGGGAGTCCAGTGACAGGGACCGGGTCCTCAATGACCCAAATCCCCATCTCTTACATACTCCGCCAACCCTTCCTGATCCTGCACCAGGCCTCCCCCTGCCCCTACCTTGGCACCTGAGCtactctccctctgtctctctcccccttTTCCCAGGGCAGATCAGTGAGAGAAGGGGCTCAGGCTCTCCCGCCTGGAGAGATGATGCTCTGTCTTCACCCCTGACAAACCACTCCAGGTGGCTTAGAGGGGAAGGGCCCTTCTCATTGCCACcttctccatcttcctcacCTTCTTCCTCCTTCAAGACTCCCTTCCCAGCCAATTCCAGAGAGATGTGGTCCTGCTTTGCCGGTGGTCAACGAGAAAACAGCTCCCCTCTCTACTCACCAACATATTTGTTCAGCCACCACTCTCTCTACCCGCAAGATCCAAACTTAGTTGACGCCAGATATAGGTACCTTTCCAAGAAACCCAATGGTTTGGATGGGACAGGCAGCCGGACTGCCTCAACCTCCAGGCCTCTGCTCACAGGTGAATACGGGAATGATAGAAACCGAACTAGGCTCGACTTCAGTCTGCACAACGCCCACGCCAATGGTGGACGCAAACAGCAGGAAGACCTAACACCCCATGTACATTCTGGAGGGACATTTTTGTCAGACTGTCAAGCTCAGGAGGACCCTGAGCCACATTCATCATTGCAGGACAGACATCTGCATGGAATAGTTAAGACCAGCTCCAATTTACTCTCCACCAGTCCCCATTCCCTGGGAGTAATCCCCAGGCCAGGCAGAGGGGGAGTATTGGATCCTTTAGGGGCCACAACTGCTGAACCACAAATATATTACTCCTTGGGATTAGTGTGCAACCCAAGCCCTCAGGCCCAGACCTACCCACTCTTCAGCCCCTCAGGAACATCTCTATATAACCTGCACAGGGAGCAAGGCCCCAAGCAGCAAAATCTAAGGAACTCATCACAGTCACCCCTGAGTCGGCTTAATAGCCATGACAGGCCACAAAGAAACAGAGACATAGACCaagaaaatgacagagacaaagtCTTTCAAAGGGACAGGGAGCGAGACAGAGATAAGGATAAAGAGAAGCACCTTCAGCATTACAAAGACCAACAAAGAGACAGTGAACGACGGCAAACAATGGAAAGAGGGAAGGATCTACCTCCCACCCATCCTCAGAACTCACCCCCATCTCTTTATCCATCCCCCCCAGCACTCCTACCTCACTTCACCAAGGGTTCTCTAATCGAGCTGGCAAGTGGGCAGTTGAAGCGAGTGGAAGAGCTGCAAACCCAGGACTTTCTGAGGAGTGCAGCTACCTCTCCAGAGGTCCACCTCAGCACATGTACTGTGCTGCTGATCTCCCCCAGCAATGCACAGGGCTTCAGCCATCTGCATGTTCACCTCAGAGACCTCAACACACAG GAGATTCTGAGGGTCTTGGTGGAGTATCCATTCTTTGTGCAGGATCAAGGTTGGTCCTCTTGCAGTCCGCAGAGAACCTCTCAGCTCTATGGTTTGCCCTGCCGCCAACTCATGGAAGGGGATGTCTGTCTGGCTCTTACTCCAACGCCCTCCCAAACCCACCGGACAAACACTCGAACTGGCTCCAGGTTGCATCGCATCCAACGTCCCACAAGGGCTGCAGGAAGGTCCAACAGTTCACACAGGGAGGAGATgccacctccccctcctcctcccccgctTCCTTACCACCCACCTCCAACAGTGCCAGACCCTCCAGGCACCCTGGCTGCAGAGCCACCTGTTCAGGAGCAGCAATGTCCACGCAAAAGGCGCTGGTCTGCTCCGGACACCCTTTCTTCAACCGGAACCGATGCTCCTAGCCTCCTGGATTTACCTCATGGCTACAAGCTAATGAAGTGGCAGTAG